From the Paenibacillus sp. MMS20-IR301 genome, the window AGACTGTTCGAGTCACTTACTATGCCGGATCCTATCCGCTGCAGGATTCGTACAGCCAGAACATTGCTAATTTCAGTGACTTCTATATCCGCAATACCAGTGATTCGGTAGCTCCTGTCTTTCAAAATGCGGTAGGGGCGGAAAAGAAAGTAGTGCTGACTTACAATGAAGGAATTTCTACTGCGGCGCTTCCGCTGAACAGTCAATTCTCTGTACTTGTGGGCAGTACTGCGAATTATGTGACAGGGGTTGCAGTAAGCGGCAATCAGGTCACACTTACGCTTCAGAATGCACTTACAGTCAATCAATATACAACGGTTTCTTATGTGCCGGGCAGTGCCGGGCTTACGGATCTGAACGGTAACCGTGCCGCCTATCTTAATCTGCAGCCAGTGGCGGTAACGGGCAGTACGGGAACCTCTGTGCCTGACATCAGTTCTGCCGTGATATCCGGTGATGAAATTACAGTAACATTCAGTAAGAACATGCAGACTTCAACTGCTGCACTATACGTTAATCAGTTTGGAGTCAGAGTGGATGGCAGCAGTGTAGGCGTGCAGTCATATTATGTATCAGGCAATGTGCTGAAGCTGACGTTATCCACCATCGTTAAGACAGGTCAAGTCGTAGATCTGTCCTATATGGCCGGATCCGGCGCCATAACCGATGCCAGCGGAATTCCGCTGCCTTCATTTACCGCGCTTTCGGTCTACAACGGCACGGGAACCTCTTCGGCTACAGCAAGCCGTCCGGCTTATCTGGGGACGCTCGCCGCGAGCGAGTTCGGCCAGGAATATCCGCTGTTGAAGAGTGATTCAGCGGCTGCTGCCGATGACCGTTCTGTATACAGCCAGTCAGTCAAAAGATATACACTGACAGCAGACCGCTTGACTGCGAGTTATGATTATTTGAGTAAGCTGGGAAGTTCGGTTCTTGCGTTTGAAGTTCCGTCAACGGAACCGGCTGCTTATGTAGTCTTACCGCTGAAGCCGCTTCTGAATGCGGTGAACCGTGATAAGAAGGCTACGATTGTAATCCGGTACGGAGATAATCTGTACACACTTCCGCTAAACAATGTAGATATGAACAGCCTGGCTGCCAGCCTGGTAGCCGACAGCAGTAATATTTCACTGATCATACGGATGGAAAAGGTTCCGGCAGGTACATTCACTCCATTCGAGCAGAAGCTTGGAACGCAAGGGTTGAAGGGCATAACCGGGCTTACAGATATCCGGCTGACAGCAGCAATAAGCAGCAACTTCACTAGCGCCAGTGCGCTGAGTGTATCTGCTGAGTATGCCGCCCGTACCACTTCAACGTTAAATAATGATCAGACCTCGGCAGCACGGCTGGATCTGGCCTACTATGATGCAGTCTATCTGCCGACCAAAATCAGCACCACCGGCAGCTACACAGTGATCCGGGCAGCGACAACCGGCAATCAGGTAGTCGGAACCTTCCTGTCTACCCGGACATTCAGCGATATGAGCAAGCACTGGAGCAATTCAGTCGTATCCCTGCTCGCCGCCAAGAATATCATCGACAGCAGCTACGGCAGCACATTCAAGCCGGAGCAGAAAATTACCCGGGCAGAGTTCGCTGTCATGCTCAGCCGCGGACTGGGACTGCTGGGTGACCGTGAAACAGCCCAGCGTTTCAGGGATGTACAGCCTTCTACACAAACCGGAGATTATATCGGGGCTGCCGCCAAAGCCGGTATTATTACAGGAAATACGGATGCCACCTTCCGCCCGGATGATAATATTACCCGGGAGCAGCTGGCGATTATGATTATCCGGGCCATGGAATACTCCGGTAATCCGATTACACTGAGCGGCACCTCGGCCTCGGCGCTTAGTATTTTTAAAGATAAAGCCAAAATACAGAACCTGAGTGCCGAATTTGTTGCCAAAGCGGTCCAGGAGGGAATTATTCTGGGGATGACGCCGACTGAATTCCAGCCTCAGGGCAATGCGACCCGCGCCCAGGCAGCCGTAATGCTGCAGCGGATGTTGTCCATGGCGGGTTACTTGTAAAATTTCATAGCTGCAGGTTTAACCAGTGCCCGGCCTTGTGCCGGGTTTTTTTCGTAATATAAGAATTTATATGTTTCGGGGCCCCCGCAAAGTATCTGAGTCAGCCTCGAAGCCAAAGCCCTTAATCTAGCAAATCCGCAACTTTTCAGCCTGGAAGCAGTCTATTAAAGGTGTAACGGTATAGTATATGCTAGTGTCCGGACCTGAAATCAGTAGATTAAAAGTAAATAAGATGGGAGAGTAACGCTGAAATGAATGAAGTATTTACGGGAAACAACAGTGGTGAGCAGGTGAAGGGGAACAAGGGGCTTCCGGTTAAAAGATGGGTTGCTGCCTCACTCGCGGGTGTATTATGGATCATGCCGGTTATCGGTAACAGCGGGCCTTCCTTCTTCCATTTAGGATCTGCACCAGTAGCACAGGCTGCAGCAGCCTCCTTCTCAGTATCCAAGCTGAGCGAAGAGGTTATTACTTCAGGCGCTATGATGATGAAATATAAAATTACGACCGTACGTTCCGGCAAAAGTGTCACGGGCCTTGCTGACGTGATCCGTGTCGATCTGAATAATCCATATGTTTCTGTAGATGTAATGACCGGTAAGGGCGGTAATTTGACTACCCGGCAAAGCACAGGAGGAATGGCTGCTGAGACTGGAGCGGTAGCAGCGGTGAATGGAGACTACTTCAATACCGGCGGCGAAGGCTCGCCCATCGGTGGACAAGTATCTGGTGGCGTGGTAGTATCCACCCCTTCGCAGCTGGATGGAATGTATGCTTTTGCTGTGACCAAAGACCGTAAACCGATAATTGATGAATACAGCTTCGAAGGCATGCTGACGGCGGAGGATGGCTCACAGTTCCCGTTATCAGGCATTAATAAGGGGGCCTACAACCCCGAAGGCGGTAGCTCCACTTACAGCCATTCAAATGCAGCCTACATCTATACAGACGCCTGGACGGCGCTGGAACGGCCTAAGAACAGCTCTACAACACCGACAGAGGTGCTGGTAGAGAATGATGTTGTTACCCAGATCTCTTTGGACGCTGCCCTGCCGGTTGCAGTACCGGAAGGGGCTTATATTCTGCGGACACACGGGCTTGCAGCCCAGTTTGTAAAAGCTCATCTGGCAGTTGGTCAAAAGCTGAGCAGCGCATACACCTTACGTTCTAAAACCACACAGCAGGAGCTTGATCCGTCCACGCTGCAAACCATGATCGGGGGACATACCATCCTGGTGAATAACGGCAAGGCTGCGGCCTTCTCCCGTTCCACAACGAGCATCGGCGGTTATCGTGCCCGTACAGCTCTGGGTTATTCAGAAGACGGCCGGTATGTGTACGTGATTGCAGCAGAGAAGAACAACAATAGTGCCGGGCTGTCGCTGACAGAGCTGCAGTCATTCATGACGAATATCGGGGTGTGGAAAGGGATTAATCTGGACGGAGGCGGCTCTACAACCATGGTAGACCGTCCGCTGGCAGAGACCTCGACTACACTGACCTTTAATACTGAGTATGGCACAGAGCAGCGCAGCATCGTAAACGGGCTTGGTGTGTACACCTCTGCTCCGCAAGGTGAAGTAAAGGGAATCAAGATCAGCGGCAATTCAGTACTTCTAATCGGGCAAAAGGCTTCGTATTCGCTGAAAGGCTATGATACTTACTATAATCCAATCGATGTGGCTGCCGGTAATCCGGCCTGGACCTCCAGCAGCGCAAGTGTAACAGTGAATGCCGGGGAGGCAACAGCGGTCAAGGCCGGGACGGCCACACTGAAAGCGGCCAGCGGCTCAGCCAGTGCAGAGACTAAGGTAACTGTACTCGGCGGAGAGGATCTGGCAAGTCTGACAGTTGGCACAGCCACAGCACCGCTGCTTGCAGGAGCTTCAGTAGCTGTTCCTGTTACTGCAGTAGCAAAGAGCGGAGCGGCGATTACCGTTCCAGCCGCGTCGCTGAAATGGGAATTCATCGGCTTTAAAGGAGCTGTAGGTGACGGTAAGCTGACGGTGGAATCGGTTGATCCGGGCGTAACTACCGGGTATGCAATTGCCCGCTATGACGGCTTCAGCACGGCAGTTGTGCTCTCGGCAGCCGTGGCGACGGCATGGGAGGATTTCGAGAATACCACTTATCCGTTTGATTTCACGACCAATGCAGCTGGAGTTACGGGGACTGCAGCGGTTGTTCCGGGCAGTGCGGAACGGGCCGGCTCGAAGGTATTGTCGCTAAGCTATGATATGACGGCGGGTACGGGTAAAATGTATGCTTACGCCCAGTTCAACGGAACTGCAGGCAAGAGCATTCCGGCCACGGCAACCTCTATGTCTGTAGATGTTATGGGTGATATGAGCTTAAACTGGCTGCGTGCCGAGGTAACGGATGCCGGCGGGGCAACAGCATATATTGATCTGGCCAAGGTGATCGACTGGAACGGCTGGAAGAGCCTGAATATTGATCTGTCCGGCTCCGGGATTAAATTCCCAGCTTCCCTTAAGCGGCTGTACGTGGTAAATGTAGAAGAAGGTCAGGATGAGCGGGCCAAAACAGGCACGGTAGCCTTTGATAACATCTCCTTCGTCATGCCTTCGCTGTCCAGTGAGGCCGGATTGCCAAAAGGAACAGCATCGATGAGCATTGGAGCTAAATCGATGACGGTTAACGGAACCAAGCAGGCGCTGGATGTAGCGCCAATCGTGAAGGACGGCAGCACCTATGTACCGATTAAATACGTGCTGGACGCTTTTGGCGGCAACGCAGTCTGGGATGGGAATACCAAGAAGATTATGGTGCTCCGCGGATCCAAAGCGCTGGATCTGACGGTAAACAAGAAGGAATTCCTGCTGAACGGGAAACGCCAGAGTGCTGAAGTAGCACCGTTAATTCTGAATGGCAGGACTTTAGTACCGCTTAGACTCGTGACAGAACAGCTGGGACTCACCGTAAAATGGGAACAGAAAACGAAGACCGTAACTATCGAATCATGATATGTTAGTATAAAGGAAAGCCTTTAATACGATTCGATAGAAATGGGGCAAGCATCCGTGGAATTTCAAACCGATGCGATAGATCGCGTCATTAAGAATACCATCGACGTGATGGAGAGCAGCAAGTATCAGATTTTTGAAATATTGCAGGTTGCACGGGATGAGCTTGCTGCACTCACCAAAGAACTGCAGCGGGTCATGGAAGAAACGGATGAAACATTACAGAAGGTAGACAAGCTGGAGCTGCAGTACCACCGCTCCCGGATCCGGCTGACTGAGGTCAGCCGGGACTTTGTCCGCTACACCGAGAAGGACATCCGGGTGGCGTATGAGAAGGCGACAGAGCTGCAGCTTGAACTGATGATGACCAGGGAGCGGGAAGCTTATCTGCGGAGCAGACGGGATGAGCTGCAAATGCGGACCCGCAGTGT encodes:
- a CDS encoding Ig-like domain-containing protein, whose amino-acid sequence is MKRKISIWTAIILSGSMMMGAWQPMNGFTNSAVHAAAEFGITVSPAVGANYVNTGANLRLSFDRQVSPQNGEITIIASDSKAEFVKIATGSYGVVGSSNAYDIKWGADKKFQPNTKYTASVPQGLFKDSEGNVSAAASWSFLTAPENDPAITASEFSPAANSRVDAAGVTQLSFKLNKKLLKGGGTIRLMSSFSNDTVQEYQISEGASGVDVQSDAVSTTVKLAVATGKLAAGSNYYILIDAYAFKAEDNRTFAGISSGSVWSFSTVGGEAKNVTTVPEKGAVNVPTTEVFRLSFDRPMMPAAGYITVSPNTADGSGTRWVNVNSTSVVGGGEKTITFTPASNDSPLLSGTTYTVTIPQGAFYDRDGNVFPASGPYTWTFTTTPLSGLAVSALSPADRSESVAVSKAMTITFNRDAVYNNIDGGVVLYKSNGSSTKIPVTVENGSSSKEFIIRPATALEPASTYYVDIAKGVFTDANTAGLMYDGISGRSSWSFQTNVLDNTSPVLTSAQLDNNRTIRLKYNETLNAGVALLYSSFAVTVNDEKRTIDSVFVQGDSVYITLSTGVAVGQIVKISYSGGLRTIQDSSGNAAGTFTSQQVTNAIQSALPAPRDGVLSGTTVTLNFNDTLKAVSANAYSQFYVYADGGSLGVNSITSSGNSIVLGLNNAAPNGQTVRVTYYAGSYPLQDSYSQNIANFSDFYIRNTSDSVAPVFQNAVGAEKKVVLTYNEGISTAALPLNSQFSVLVGSTANYVTGVAVSGNQVTLTLQNALTVNQYTTVSYVPGSAGLTDLNGNRAAYLNLQPVAVTGSTGTSVPDISSAVISGDEITVTFSKNMQTSTAALYVNQFGVRVDGSSVGVQSYYVSGNVLKLTLSTIVKTGQVVDLSYMAGSGAITDASGIPLPSFTALSVYNGTGTSSATASRPAYLGTLAASEFGQEYPLLKSDSAAAADDRSVYSQSVKRYTLTADRLTASYDYLSKLGSSVLAFEVPSTEPAAYVVLPLKPLLNAVNRDKKATIVIRYGDNLYTLPLNNVDMNSLAASLVADSSNISLIIRMEKVPAGTFTPFEQKLGTQGLKGITGLTDIRLTAAISSNFTSASALSVSAEYAARTTSTLNNDQTSAARLDLAYYDAVYLPTKISTTGSYTVIRAATTGNQVVGTFLSTRTFSDMSKHWSNSVVSLLAAKNIIDSSYGSTFKPEQKITRAEFAVMLSRGLGLLGDRETAQRFRDVQPSTQTGDYIGAAAKAGIITGNTDATFRPDDNITREQLAIMIIRAMEYSGNPITLSGTSASALSIFKDKAKIQNLSAEFVAKAVQEGIILGMTPTEFQPQGNATRAQAAVMLQRMLSMAGYL
- a CDS encoding stalk domain-containing protein, translating into MNEVFTGNNSGEQVKGNKGLPVKRWVAASLAGVLWIMPVIGNSGPSFFHLGSAPVAQAAAASFSVSKLSEEVITSGAMMMKYKITTVRSGKSVTGLADVIRVDLNNPYVSVDVMTGKGGNLTTRQSTGGMAAETGAVAAVNGDYFNTGGEGSPIGGQVSGGVVVSTPSQLDGMYAFAVTKDRKPIIDEYSFEGMLTAEDGSQFPLSGINKGAYNPEGGSSTYSHSNAAYIYTDAWTALERPKNSSTTPTEVLVENDVVTQISLDAALPVAVPEGAYILRTHGLAAQFVKAHLAVGQKLSSAYTLRSKTTQQELDPSTLQTMIGGHTILVNNGKAAAFSRSTTSIGGYRARTALGYSEDGRYVYVIAAEKNNNSAGLSLTELQSFMTNIGVWKGINLDGGGSTTMVDRPLAETSTTLTFNTEYGTEQRSIVNGLGVYTSAPQGEVKGIKISGNSVLLIGQKASYSLKGYDTYYNPIDVAAGNPAWTSSSASVTVNAGEATAVKAGTATLKAASGSASAETKVTVLGGEDLASLTVGTATAPLLAGASVAVPVTAVAKSGAAITVPAASLKWEFIGFKGAVGDGKLTVESVDPGVTTGYAIARYDGFSTAVVLSAAVATAWEDFENTTYPFDFTTNAAGVTGTAAVVPGSAERAGSKVLSLSYDMTAGTGKMYAYAQFNGTAGKSIPATATSMSVDVMGDMSLNWLRAEVTDAGGATAYIDLAKVIDWNGWKSLNIDLSGSGIKFPASLKRLYVVNVEEGQDERAKTGTVAFDNISFVMPSLSSEAGLPKGTASMSIGAKSMTVNGTKQALDVAPIVKDGSTYVPIKYVLDAFGGNAVWDGNTKKIMVLRGSKALDLTVNKKEFLLNGKRQSAEVAPLILNGRTLVPLRLVTEQLGLTVKWEQKTKTVTIES